The following proteins are encoded in a genomic region of Variovorax paradoxus:
- a CDS encoding DUF2169 family type VI secretion system accessory protein, whose amino-acid sequence MKTVKPLRLSVTTRPFLRQGDQRLAVTTLCMVPMSGKPVLTPEAEFWKTLSEELGPTTAIDLGIPKVRAEILATGFAHTAHQDQKTICAARLQVAGLSKDLTVFGDRFWVDGRPTPPQPFEAMRIDWTRAYGGPDFADNPLGRGHGLEVVDGLEVQRLPNIEDPAHRLRHPRDQPEPAGFGPIDIASPRRMRLMGRQYDANWRAHLFPGFASDMDWQLFNAAPPDQRFLQMEIPPGAPYAIWNMHPLVPLQQGRVPDWRALAVVARHRLPGHVEEVAQRLTTAWFFPHLDRVAFVFHGETRIDEDDASDVSHVMPAIEMCDAPRGLAHYAAVLQQRCDPEKGALYMFRDNELVPEEAIGPQPDGADNPESALVRNMRERGAQGCEELKQMAIAAGHKARHFNDRRLPAPFTRMPTLRELPEFVEQAERYASAQREHGAVERERLQREADANASESRKVGFDTGKLVREHDRTQLKGPPSVKGAAMVRGFEGISSATGSAPLPASQIDAMRKLAENGERGLLALYRSSAQHQAPVDPLPADRMAALGMQIASVLAGNRDFTDMDLTGADLSGLDLRGACFRRALLEGADLARARCDDADFSDAVLVRARLSGAGFARAVFRNANLAGIDCSQADFSHAIFEGTTLEKLKFEQCDFSSARMHHLHIIESQLLRCTFDGMDAAYIGFLSDTAILDCSFRNARLEKAGFMACRLAGLDFSGAELEACMWTHTNGDDRIGFQRALLRTSCFVGRSSLRSANFEEATLVQCSFREIPMEGARLARATLDTCDFSSCNLTGADLGAVQAPESLFIRSKLTRASLRTANLMTANFNKARLLSADLRETNLFRADMSQIQIDTVTETHGAYLEQTKTVPAPQATRAE is encoded by the coding sequence ATGAAAACCGTCAAACCGCTTCGGTTGAGCGTGACGACCCGTCCGTTCCTGCGCCAGGGCGATCAGCGCCTTGCCGTGACCACGCTGTGCATGGTGCCGATGAGCGGCAAGCCCGTGCTCACGCCGGAGGCCGAGTTCTGGAAGACGCTGTCCGAAGAGCTGGGTCCGACGACGGCCATCGACCTGGGCATTCCGAAGGTGCGTGCCGAAATACTCGCCACCGGCTTCGCACACACCGCGCACCAGGACCAAAAGACAATCTGCGCCGCGAGGCTGCAGGTTGCAGGACTATCGAAGGACCTGACCGTGTTCGGCGACCGCTTCTGGGTGGACGGCCGCCCCACTCCGCCGCAGCCGTTCGAGGCAATGCGCATCGACTGGACGCGTGCCTATGGCGGCCCCGACTTTGCGGACAACCCGCTGGGCCGCGGCCATGGGCTGGAGGTGGTCGATGGCCTCGAAGTGCAGCGCCTGCCCAACATCGAAGATCCGGCACATCGCCTGCGCCATCCGCGCGACCAGCCCGAGCCTGCCGGCTTCGGCCCCATCGACATTGCTTCGCCGCGGCGCATGCGCCTCATGGGCAGGCAGTACGACGCCAACTGGCGCGCCCATCTCTTTCCGGGCTTTGCCAGTGACATGGACTGGCAGCTCTTCAACGCCGCCCCGCCCGACCAGCGCTTTCTTCAGATGGAGATTCCGCCCGGCGCTCCCTACGCCATCTGGAACATGCACCCTCTGGTGCCGCTTCAGCAGGGCCGCGTACCCGACTGGCGCGCCCTTGCCGTTGTTGCGCGGCATCGCTTGCCCGGGCACGTCGAGGAAGTCGCCCAGCGCTTGACGACGGCCTGGTTCTTTCCGCATCTGGACCGCGTCGCGTTCGTCTTCCATGGCGAAACGCGCATCGACGAGGACGATGCATCGGATGTTTCCCATGTGATGCCCGCGATCGAGATGTGCGACGCACCGCGCGGCCTGGCGCACTACGCCGCCGTGCTGCAGCAGCGATGCGATCCGGAAAAAGGCGCGCTCTACATGTTTCGCGACAACGAGCTCGTACCCGAAGAAGCCATCGGTCCGCAGCCCGATGGGGCCGACAACCCGGAATCGGCATTGGTGCGCAACATGCGCGAGCGCGGCGCGCAGGGCTGCGAAGAGTTGAAGCAGATGGCGATTGCGGCGGGGCACAAGGCACGCCATTTCAACGACCGCCGGCTTCCCGCCCCGTTTACCCGAATGCCGACGCTGCGCGAACTGCCCGAGTTCGTGGAGCAAGCCGAGCGCTATGCCAGCGCGCAGCGCGAGCACGGAGCCGTCGAACGCGAGCGGCTCCAGCGCGAAGCCGATGCCAACGCCAGCGAGTCGAGAAAAGTTGGCTTCGATACCGGCAAGCTGGTGCGCGAGCACGACCGCACGCAGTTGAAAGGCCCGCCAAGCGTCAAAGGCGCGGCCATGGTGCGCGGGTTCGAAGGCATCTCCTCGGCGACCGGTTCCGCGCCGCTGCCCGCAAGCCAGATCGACGCCATGCGCAAGCTGGCGGAGAACGGCGAACGCGGATTGCTGGCGTTGTATCGCAGCTCCGCGCAGCACCAGGCGCCCGTCGACCCCCTGCCCGCCGATCGCATGGCGGCGTTGGGCATGCAGATCGCCTCGGTTCTTGCGGGCAACCGCGACTTCACCGACATGGACCTGACCGGCGCCGACCTGTCGGGCCTCGATCTGCGTGGCGCGTGCTTTCGGCGTGCGCTGCTCGAAGGAGCCGACCTGGCCCGCGCCAGGTGCGACGACGCCGACTTCAGCGACGCGGTGCTGGTGCGGGCCCGGCTCTCCGGCGCCGGCTTTGCCCGCGCTGTCTTCCGCAACGCCAACCTCGCAGGAATCGATTGCAGCCAGGCCGATTTCTCGCATGCGATCTTCGAAGGAACGACGTTGGAAAAGTTGAAGTTCGAGCAGTGCGATTTCTCCTCGGCCCGCATGCATCACCTGCACATCATCGAATCGCAGCTGTTGCGCTGCACCTTCGACGGAATGGATGCAGCCTACATCGGCTTCCTTTCGGACACGGCCATCCTGGACTGCAGCTTTCGGAACGCACGCCTGGAAAAAGCCGGATTCATGGCCTGCCGGCTCGCCGGACTGGACTTTTCAGGCGCTGAACTCGAAGCCTGCATGTGGACCCACACCAACGGCGATGACCGCATCGGGTTCCAGCGCGCCCTGCTGCGCACCTCCTGCTTTGTCGGCCGCAGCAGCCTGCGCAGTGCAAACTTCGAGGAAGCCACGCTGGTGCAATGCAGCTTTCGGGAGATACCCATGGAGGGCGCACGCCTCGCCCGCGCCACGCTCGACACCTGCGACTTTTCTTCCTGCAACCTGACTGGCGCCGACCTTGGCGCGGTACAGGCACCCGAGAGCCTTTTCATCCGCAGCAAGCTGACGCGCGCTTCCCTGCGCACGGCCAATCTCATGACCGCCAACTTCAACAAGGCCCGCCTGCTCTCGGCCGACCTTCGCGAGACCAACCTGTTTCGCGCCGACATGTCCCAGATTCAGATCGACACCGTCACCGAGACGCACGGCGCCTACCTCGAGCAGACCAAGACCGTGCCGGCTCCGCAGGCCACACGCGCCGAATGA
- a CDS encoding patatin-like phospholipase family protein, whose protein sequence is MKALRIYAGPAAREHIEEHGLRPQDVRTVPGAAGGPKGLILGPLDRFIFGRWLTQASQPVHLVGASIGAWRLATACLADPQKAFERFEHDYVRQQFEVPPGQKRLSPRQLSERFAESLLDFYGGRIGEVLSHSRYRLHVVTSRGRHILGREGRARTPFGYLGAFATNSLHRKSLGAWLERCVFSTPGAALPFGTKDFRTRQHALSEENFNLVLQASCSIPFLLAAVHDIPGAPRGAYWDGGITDYHLHLDYQPADEGIVLYPHFQRAVVPGWLDKGLRWRHKSTGFLDRMVVLAPDADWVRSLPNGKLPDRKDFIHFANDAQARISAWSRATREAERLSDEFEAWLGTGRTRDILPL, encoded by the coding sequence ATGAAAGCACTGCGCATCTACGCCGGTCCCGCGGCCCGCGAGCACATCGAAGAACACGGCCTGCGTCCGCAGGACGTGCGCACCGTTCCCGGCGCGGCGGGCGGCCCCAAGGGGCTGATCCTCGGGCCGCTCGACCGTTTCATCTTCGGCCGCTGGCTCACGCAGGCCAGCCAGCCGGTTCACCTGGTGGGCGCGTCGATCGGTGCATGGCGGCTTGCAACGGCCTGCCTGGCCGATCCACAAAAGGCCTTCGAGCGCTTCGAGCACGACTACGTGCGCCAGCAGTTCGAAGTGCCACCGGGCCAGAAGCGGCTCAGCCCGCGCCAGCTCAGCGAACGCTTTGCCGAAAGCCTGCTCGACTTCTATGGCGGGCGCATCGGCGAGGTGCTGAGCCACTCGCGCTACCGCCTTCATGTGGTGACCTCGCGCGGCCGCCACATCCTCGGGCGCGAAGGCAGGGCGCGCACGCCTTTCGGCTACCTGGGTGCCTTTGCCACCAACAGCCTGCACCGCAAGAGCCTGGGCGCGTGGCTGGAGCGCTGCGTTTTCTCCACGCCAGGCGCGGCCTTGCCTTTCGGCACGAAAGACTTTCGAACACGCCAGCACGCGCTGAGCGAAGAGAACTTCAACCTGGTGCTGCAGGCCTCGTGCTCGATTCCGTTCCTGCTCGCCGCGGTGCACGACATTCCGGGCGCGCCGCGCGGCGCTTACTGGGACGGCGGCATTACGGACTATCACCTGCACCTCGACTACCAGCCGGCCGACGAGGGCATCGTGCTGTACCCGCATTTCCAGCGCGCGGTGGTGCCGGGCTGGCTCGACAAGGGCCTGCGCTGGCGCCACAAGTCCACCGGCTTTCTCGACCGCATGGTGGTGCTCGCGCCCGATGCCGACTGGGTGCGGTCGCTGCCCAATGGCAAGCTGCCCGACCGCAAGGACTTCATCCATTTCGCGAACGACGCGCAGGCCCGCATCAGCGCGTGGAGCAGGGCCACGCGCGAGGCAGAGCGGCTGTCGGACGAGTTCGAGGCGTGGCTCGGGACAGGTCGCACGCGCGACATCCTGCCGCTCTGA
- a CDS encoding Tex family protein has translation MQKIIRQLAAEIKVGEHQVKAAIELLDGGATVPFIARYRKEVTDGLDDIQLRELEARLSYLRELEDRRVAVLKSIDEQGKLTPQLRAAIEFAPTKQELEDLYLPFKQKRRTKGQIAREFGIEPLADKLLADPTLDPAVEAKAFLQPATTLDDGKPGPDFSTAAAVLDGVRDILSERWAEDAALVQRLREWLWAEGLLKSTLMAGKDENNADVAKFRDYFDYDEPIGRVPSHRALAVFRGRALDILDAKLVLPVEPEPGKPSIAEGKIALHLGWSHAGRPADDLLRKCVAWTWRVKLALSTERDLFTRLREEAEKVAIKVFADNLRDLLLAAPAGPRVVMGLDPGIRTGVKVAVVDATGKLVETATVFPHEPRKDWEGSLHTLGKLCAKHGVNLIAIGNGTASRETDKLAADLIKLLEKMAAQAGAPEMKVDKVVVSEAGASVYSASEFASQEMPDVDVSLRGAASIARRLQDPLAELVKIDPKSIGVGQYQHDVNQSELARTLQAVVEDCVNSVGVDLNTASVPLLSRVSGLSASVAKAVVRWRESNGAFSTRKQLLDVTGFGPKAFEQSAGFLRIRDGADPLDITGVHPETYPLVEQIIVKTGKPIAELMGRAEMLKTLKPELFANEKFGVITVKDILGELEKPGRDPRPDFKVARFNDGVDDIKDLVEGMILEGTVSNVAQFGAFIDLGVHQDGLVHVSQLSHKFVNDAREVVKTGDIVKVKVMEVDVARKRIGLSMKLDAAPARRDGPRDNRFEGAGRGQQQQPRRDNSPQPAGQMASAFAKLQGLRK, from the coding sequence ATGCAGAAAATCATTCGCCAGCTCGCCGCCGAGATCAAGGTAGGCGAGCACCAGGTGAAGGCGGCCATCGAACTGCTCGATGGCGGCGCCACGGTTCCGTTCATTGCGCGTTACCGCAAGGAAGTGACCGACGGCCTCGACGACATCCAGCTGCGCGAGCTCGAAGCGCGTCTCTCGTACCTGCGCGAGCTCGAAGACCGCCGCGTCGCGGTGCTCAAGAGCATCGACGAGCAGGGCAAGCTCACTCCCCAGCTTCGCGCTGCGATCGAATTCGCGCCGACCAAGCAGGAGCTCGAAGACCTGTACCTGCCGTTCAAGCAGAAGCGCCGCACCAAGGGCCAGATTGCGCGCGAATTCGGCATCGAGCCGCTGGCCGACAAGCTGCTGGCCGACCCGACGCTCGACCCGGCCGTGGAAGCCAAGGCTTTCCTGCAGCCGGCCACCACGCTGGACGACGGCAAGCCGGGCCCCGATTTCTCCACCGCGGCGGCCGTGCTCGACGGCGTGCGCGATATTCTTTCCGAGCGCTGGGCCGAAGATGCCGCGCTCGTGCAGCGCCTGCGCGAATGGCTGTGGGCCGAAGGCCTGCTCAAGTCCACGCTGATGGCCGGCAAGGACGAGAACAACGCCGACGTTGCCAAGTTCCGCGACTACTTCGACTACGACGAACCCATCGGCCGCGTGCCCTCGCACCGCGCGCTGGCCGTGTTCCGCGGCCGCGCGCTCGACATCCTCGACGCCAAGCTGGTGCTGCCCGTCGAGCCCGAGCCGGGCAAGCCCAGCATCGCGGAAGGCAAGATCGCGCTGCACCTGGGCTGGAGCCACGCGGGCCGCCCGGCCGACGACCTGCTGCGCAAGTGCGTGGCCTGGACCTGGCGCGTGAAGCTGGCGCTTTCCACCGAGCGCGACCTGTTCACACGCCTGCGCGAAGAAGCCGAGAAGGTCGCGATCAAGGTGTTTGCCGACAACCTGCGCGACCTGCTCTTGGCCGCACCGGCCGGCCCGCGCGTCGTGATGGGCCTGGACCCCGGCATTCGCACCGGCGTGAAGGTGGCCGTGGTCGATGCGACCGGCAAGCTGGTCGAAACCGCCACCGTGTTCCCGCACGAGCCGCGCAAGGACTGGGAAGGCTCGCTGCACACGCTCGGCAAGCTCTGCGCCAAGCACGGCGTGAACCTGATCGCCATCGGCAACGGCACCGCGAGCCGCGAGACCGACAAGCTCGCCGCCGACCTCATCAAGCTGCTCGAGAAGATGGCTGCACAGGCCGGCGCGCCCGAGATGAAGGTCGACAAGGTCGTGGTCAGCGAAGCCGGCGCTTCGGTGTATTCGGCCAGCGAATTCGCCTCGCAGGAAATGCCCGACGTGGACGTGAGCCTGCGCGGTGCCGCCTCCATTGCGCGCCGCCTGCAGGACCCGCTGGCCGAGCTCGTGAAGATCGATCCCAAGAGCATCGGCGTGGGCCAGTACCAGCACGACGTGAACCAGAGCGAACTCGCGCGCACGCTGCAGGCCGTGGTCGAAGACTGCGTGAACTCGGTGGGCGTGGACCTGAACACCGCGAGCGTGCCTTTGCTGTCGCGCGTGTCCGGCCTCTCGGCCAGCGTGGCCAAGGCCGTGGTGCGCTGGCGCGAATCGAACGGTGCGTTTTCCACCCGTAAGCAGCTGCTCGACGTGACCGGCTTCGGCCCCAAGGCCTTCGAGCAGAGCGCGGGCTTCTTGCGCATCCGCGATGGCGCCGACCCGCTCGACATCACCGGCGTGCACCCCGAAACCTATCCGCTGGTGGAGCAGATCATCGTCAAGACCGGCAAGCCGATTGCCGAGCTGATGGGCCGCGCCGAGATGCTCAAGACCCTGAAGCCCGAGCTGTTCGCGAACGAAAAGTTCGGCGTCATCACGGTGAAGGACATCCTGGGCGAACTCGAAAAACCCGGCCGCGACCCGCGCCCCGACTTCAAGGTGGCGCGCTTCAACGACGGCGTGGACGACATCAAGGACCTGGTCGAGGGCATGATCCTCGAAGGCACGGTCAGCAACGTGGCGCAGTTCGGCGCCTTCATCGACCTGGGCGTGCACCAGGACGGCTTGGTGCATGTGAGCCAGCTGAGCCACAAGTTCGTGAACGACGCGCGCGAAGTGGTGAAGACCGGCGACATCGTCAAGGTCAAGGTGATGGAAGTGGACGTGGCGCGCAAGCGCATCGGCCTGTCGATGAAGCTGGATGCAGCGCCCGCGCGCCGCGACGGACCGCGCGACAACCGTTTCGAGGGCGCGGGACGCGGCCAGCAACAGCAGCCGCGCCGCGACAACTCGCCGCAGCCCGCAGGGCAGATGGCCAGCGCGTTCGCCAAGCTGCAGGGGCTGCGCAAGTAA
- a CDS encoding DUF3540 domain-containing protein — MTMAAHPSSSAAPAAPLASRPTSELEPLLRKNAPAQRQPAPAVAGISMATVVACDPDSDFCDLQLADGQPPLRCRRAASCLLVPAPGDTVMVAGPSDGALYVIAVVAQADKRQATLSVDGDLRLQSKRGAIAIRSAGTLDLHSDTAMATSAPEWKLTAERGQCNVSELDYRGAELRFSVLVTRFLGRACEVVLDRFHLLTRSSFRVVEEAEHVRAGHIDIQASQTLRLHAKNTLVTSKELVKVDAEQIHMG; from the coding sequence ATGACGATGGCGGCCCACCCTTCTTCCAGCGCTGCGCCTGCGGCACCGCTAGCTTCCCGGCCCACGAGCGAGCTGGAACCGTTGCTGCGAAAGAACGCGCCGGCGCAGCGCCAACCGGCACCCGCGGTGGCCGGCATATCGATGGCCACCGTCGTCGCATGCGACCCCGACAGCGACTTCTGCGACCTGCAGCTTGCCGACGGCCAGCCCCCCTTGCGCTGCCGACGCGCTGCCAGTTGCCTGCTGGTTCCCGCACCCGGCGATACGGTCATGGTTGCGGGCCCGAGCGACGGCGCGCTCTATGTGATTGCCGTGGTGGCCCAGGCCGACAAGCGACAGGCAACGCTCTCGGTCGATGGCGATCTGCGCTTGCAGTCGAAGCGCGGGGCCATAGCGATCCGCAGCGCGGGCACGCTCGACCTCCACTCGGATACCGCCATGGCCACGAGCGCGCCGGAATGGAAGCTCACGGCGGAGCGCGGCCAGTGCAATGTCTCGGAACTCGATTACCGCGGCGCGGAGCTGCGCTTCAGCGTGCTCGTCACGCGGTTTCTGGGGCGCGCTTGCGAAGTCGTGCTCGACCGGTTTCACCTGCTCACGCGCTCGAGCTTCCGCGTTGTCGAGGAGGCCGAGCACGTGCGTGCCGGGCACATCGACATCCAGGCCTCGCAGACGCTGCGGCTTCATGCGAAGAACACGCTCGTCACCAGCAAGGAACTGGTCAAGGTCGATGCCGAGCAGATCCACATGGGTTGA
- a CDS encoding DUF4150 domain-containing protein, which yields MFANAQMMGMDLAFPDVCKTPPAIPVPYPNFALGPTAIPNAWNILYGGTPAHNLATTTPITNGDNAGVLMGVVSQTVMGPSRHITGAFTVLLKGSPCTRMTSLSVQNRNNIVGMRIVPSQFKVLVLAA from the coding sequence ATGTTTGCCAACGCACAGATGATGGGCATGGACCTCGCGTTTCCCGATGTCTGCAAGACACCGCCCGCGATTCCCGTTCCGTATCCCAACTTCGCGCTCGGGCCCACGGCCATTCCCAATGCCTGGAACATCCTCTACGGCGGCACGCCGGCCCACAACCTTGCAACCACCACGCCCATCACCAACGGCGACAACGCGGGCGTGCTGATGGGCGTGGTGTCTCAGACGGTGATGGGGCCTTCGCGCCACATCACCGGGGCATTCACGGTGCTGCTGAAGGGCTCGCCCTGCACGCGCATGACCAGCCTGTCGGTCCAGAACCGCAACAACATTGTCGGCATGCGCATCGTGCCCAGCCAGTTCAAGGTGCTGGTGCTCGCGGCCTGA
- a CDS encoding tripartite tricarboxylate transporter substrate binding protein yields MQQARISRRRFTLAAAAAATIPMPTLAQGAWPNKPIRIVVPYTPGGFTDQMARLVQVGLQARLGQPVVVDNKPGANSLIGVDAIAKAAPDGSTFGVVIAAYAANTTLYPKLPYDPQKDLTGVSLMGVSPLLAAVNIDAPFKTARELIDYARANPGKVSFGSSGNGSAAHLTTELWKSLTQTYMIHIPYRGAVPALTDLMGGQIQLFFDAPTGLINQAKAGKVRLIGVAGDKRLPAVPEVPTFIEQGFAGFTGSTWAGMLAPAGTPRDIVKRMSEEVARIIKSDETRARLDAMGTFPAGSTPEEFDAFIKAETTKWGKVIRTAGVKAE; encoded by the coding sequence ATGCAGCAGGCCCGAATTTCACGCCGCCGGTTCACCCTTGCCGCCGCTGCGGCCGCGACGATCCCGATGCCCACGTTGGCGCAAGGTGCCTGGCCGAACAAGCCGATCCGCATCGTCGTGCCGTACACGCCGGGCGGGTTCACCGACCAGATGGCGCGGCTGGTGCAGGTCGGCTTGCAAGCGCGGCTCGGCCAGCCCGTGGTGGTCGACAACAAGCCCGGCGCCAACAGCCTGATCGGTGTCGATGCCATTGCCAAGGCCGCGCCGGACGGCAGCACCTTCGGCGTCGTCATCGCGGCCTATGCGGCCAACACCACGCTGTATCCCAAGCTGCCCTACGACCCGCAGAAAGACCTGACGGGTGTTTCGCTGATGGGCGTGTCGCCGCTGCTGGCCGCGGTGAACATCGATGCGCCGTTCAAGACCGCGCGCGAACTCATCGACTATGCGCGCGCCAACCCCGGCAAGGTGAGCTTCGGCTCGTCGGGCAACGGCTCGGCCGCGCACCTGACGACCGAGCTGTGGAAGTCGCTCACGCAGACCTACATGATCCACATTCCGTACCGCGGCGCGGTGCCCGCGCTGACGGACCTGATGGGCGGCCAGATCCAGCTGTTCTTCGATGCGCCGACCGGCCTCATCAACCAGGCCAAGGCCGGCAAGGTGCGGCTGATCGGTGTGGCGGGCGACAAGCGGCTGCCCGCCGTGCCCGAGGTGCCGACCTTCATCGAGCAGGGCTTCGCGGGTTTCACCGGCAGCACCTGGGCCGGCATGCTGGCGCCGGCGGGCACGCCGCGGGACATCGTCAAGCGCATGTCGGAAGAGGTCGCGCGCATCATCAAGAGCGACGAAACGCGCGCCCGGCTCGACGCCATGGGCACCTTCCCGGCCGGCAGCACGCCGGAGGAATTCGACGCCTTCATCAAGGCCGAGACCACCAAGTGGGGCAAGGTGATCCGCACGGCGGGCGTCAAGGCGGAGTAA
- a CDS encoding GIY-YIG nuclease family protein, whose product MNLPQETRRALVRKYKETVLPAGVFAIRNTLSGRIYVAGSLDVGGAMNRARFELGLRSHRNKALVRDWAAHGAEHFSFEVIDRVKERDDPAFDRADELEKLLALWREELQCDGDKGYNTP is encoded by the coding sequence ATGAACCTGCCGCAAGAGACGAGGCGCGCCCTCGTCAGGAAATACAAGGAAACCGTGCTCCCCGCGGGCGTCTTCGCCATACGCAACACGCTGAGCGGCCGCATCTATGTGGCCGGAAGTCTCGATGTCGGAGGCGCGATGAACCGGGCGCGCTTCGAACTCGGCCTGCGCTCGCACCGCAACAAGGCCCTGGTGCGCGACTGGGCCGCGCACGGCGCCGAGCACTTCAGCTTCGAGGTGATCGACCGGGTCAAGGAACGCGACGACCCAGCCTTCGACCGCGCCGACGAGCTGGAGAAACTCCTCGCGCTTTGGCGCGAGGAACTCCAGTGCGATGGCGACAAGGGCTACAACACGCCATGA
- a CDS encoding pentapeptide repeat-containing protein produces MPLNDLDLSGGLFSECSFRQAGLERVRLNDSVFERCRFDGAALAGIHLEGASLLRCSLQDMQAPASRWIGTVVADSDLRGTHAEGAELKEAAFQDCEFQGVSFERATVTKTIFNQSRLGNADFAGAELATAVFFRSDLREAGFRGASFHNAIFSEADLRGQSFAGQSFVHCQFVDARMSNCVFDEAKLVQCNFKGAALDGARMHRVHAPQSLFPQASMRNADCRAGVFDQSLWIDALLCGADFSDASLEQCVFHRARCERASFAGSRLTYADFSYADLRNAGFEKARCHRTQLHRAHQEGSRWSDRIGVLDADPELFEAERAAWQRSPRAVRLDRDARGLMRLGDYPQPDAEDTA; encoded by the coding sequence ATGCCACTGAACGACCTGGACCTGTCGGGCGGGCTGTTCAGCGAATGCAGCTTTAGGCAGGCCGGGCTCGAGCGCGTGCGCTTGAACGATTCGGTGTTCGAGCGCTGCCGCTTCGACGGCGCGGCGCTGGCCGGCATTCACCTGGAGGGCGCGTCTCTCCTGCGCTGCAGCCTGCAAGACATGCAGGCGCCCGCCAGCCGATGGATTGGCACCGTCGTGGCCGATTCGGACCTGCGCGGCACGCACGCGGAAGGCGCCGAACTGAAGGAAGCCGCCTTCCAGGATTGCGAGTTCCAGGGCGTCAGCTTCGAGCGGGCCACAGTCACCAAGACGATCTTCAACCAGAGCCGGCTGGGCAACGCCGACTTTGCCGGCGCCGAGCTCGCGACCGCCGTGTTCTTTCGATCAGACCTGCGCGAGGCCGGATTCCGCGGCGCCAGCTTCCACAACGCCATCTTCTCTGAGGCCGACCTCCGGGGACAGTCGTTTGCCGGCCAGTCGTTCGTGCATTGCCAGTTCGTGGACGCGCGCATGTCGAACTGCGTGTTCGACGAGGCAAAGCTCGTGCAATGCAATTTCAAGGGTGCCGCCCTCGACGGCGCGCGCATGCACCGCGTGCATGCACCGCAATCGCTGTTTCCGCAAGCCAGCATGCGCAACGCGGACTGCCGCGCGGGCGTGTTCGACCAGTCGCTGTGGATCGATGCGTTGCTGTGCGGCGCCGATTTTTCGGATGCCAGCCTCGAGCAGTGCGTGTTCCATCGCGCGCGGTGCGAGCGCGCCTCGTTTGCGGGAAGCCGCCTCACGTACGCCGACTTCTCGTATGCGGACTTGCGCAACGCCGGCTTCGAGAAAGCCCGATGCCATCGCACCCAGCTGCACCGCGCCCACCAGGAAGGGTCCCGATGGAGTGACCGCATCGGCGTGCTCGATGCCGACCCCGAGCTGTTCGAAGCCGAGCGGGCCGCCTGGCAACGCTCTCCGCGCGCGGTTCGGCTCGACCGTGATGCACGGGGCCTCATGCGGCTTGGCGACTATCCACAACCCGACGCAGAGGACACCGCATGA
- a CDS encoding DUF2239 family protein has translation MPSDTPPISLIVFAGSKRIAQGSTADVLAQLQERKDDTPYLVFDEQTGEPLDFDVHNRAGVPTPTASTEAHGETPRGVGRPKLGVVAREVTLLPRHWDWLNRQPGGASVALRRLVQEASRVNADRDAVRASREAAYRFMTAIAGDLPGFEEATRALFAGERERFEALIGAWPADLRTHLQKLSAAGWSTTA, from the coding sequence ATGCCATCCGATACGCCACCCATCTCCCTGATTGTTTTCGCCGGCTCCAAGCGCATCGCGCAGGGAAGCACGGCCGACGTGCTCGCGCAGCTGCAGGAACGCAAGGACGACACGCCCTACCTCGTGTTCGACGAACAGACGGGCGAGCCGCTCGACTTCGACGTGCACAACCGGGCCGGCGTCCCGACGCCGACCGCCAGCACCGAGGCCCACGGCGAAACCCCGCGCGGCGTGGGCCGTCCGAAATTGGGTGTCGTGGCGCGCGAAGTCACGCTGCTTCCGCGCCACTGGGACTGGCTCAACCGCCAACCGGGCGGCGCGTCGGTCGCGCTGCGGCGTCTGGTGCAGGAGGCGAGCCGCGTCAACGCCGACCGCGACGCGGTGCGCGCATCGCGTGAAGCCGCCTACCGGTTCATGACCGCCATCGCGGGCGACCTGCCCGGCTTCGAGGAGGCCACGCGCGCGTTGTTCGCGGGCGAGCGCGAGCGCTTCGAGGCACTGATCGGCGCCTGGCCCGCGGACCTGCGCACCCATCTTCAAAAACTGTCCGCCGCCGGCTGGAGCACCACTGCATGA
- a CDS encoding MarR family winged helix-turn-helix transcriptional regulator — translation MTTVDALGLCLNVSRAHASLNLKLNEDLGAFHGLAYEDFTLLYLLLCAESGRMVMADLSRALGLPMSALIRKMVLLEKTGLAERTAGSNEDDRRHATIRPGGKKLMRAAVTTVEVLCADAVKSLAPQSLPQLNAALLALCHHDTSPSA, via the coding sequence ATGACAACCGTCGATGCGCTGGGCTTGTGCCTCAACGTCAGCCGCGCCCACGCCAGCCTGAACCTGAAGCTGAACGAAGATCTGGGCGCCTTCCACGGCCTGGCCTACGAAGACTTCACGCTGCTCTATCTGCTCCTCTGCGCCGAAAGCGGCCGCATGGTGATGGCCGACCTTTCGCGCGCCCTGGGGTTGCCGATGTCGGCGCTGATTCGCAAAATGGTCCTGCTCGAAAAAACAGGACTGGCCGAACGCACGGCCGGCTCGAACGAAGACGACCGCCGCCATGCGACCATCCGCCCCGGCGGCAAGAAATTGATGCGGGCTGCGGTCACGACGGTTGAAGTCCTCTGCGCCGATGCGGTGAAATCGCTGGCACCGCAAAGCCTGCCGCAACTCAACGCCGCGCTCCTTGCGCTTTGCCACCACGACACCTCGCCGAGCGCCTGA